One window of the Acinetobacter equi genome contains the following:
- a CDS encoding RidA family protein — MAVKRLHVQKRFSEIAIAGNLVHLAGQLASDLSLDIKGQTQQTLDYIDQFLADAGTDKSNILSVMIFIKDIENDYDAMNEVWDAWVSDIEALPRTCVEAKMYKPNVLVEMTVVAVKP, encoded by the coding sequence ATGGCTGTCAAACGCTTGCATGTACAAAAACGCTTTTCTGAAATTGCTATTGCTGGAAATTTAGTACACTTAGCTGGGCAATTAGCTTCGGATTTAAGTTTAGACATTAAAGGTCAAACACAACAAACATTAGATTATATCGACCAGTTTTTAGCAGATGCTGGCACAGATAAAAGCAATATTCTTTCTGTCATGATTTTTATTAAAGATATTGAAAATGACTATGATGCGATGAATGAAGTCTGGGATGCTTGGGTTTCAGATATCGAAGCATTGCCAAGAACATGTGTTGAAGCAAAAATGTATAAGCCGAACGTATTGGTTGAAATGACAGTTGTTGCTGTAAAACCTTAA
- a CDS encoding DUF2726 domain-containing protein: MLIYILCGILLLVVGLIVAIKGLRVKHSLQDSILKQRAIFKTQHQLTFIRLKQLLPHCSILAHVSYDSLLTTKFAHTREKYKTMIADFVVLDVNYHVMVIINLDTVLTTKRVREVRYEEEILKSAGYKVLHYKILPELDDLISGLAQFTPRKLTSVDQQYKKLEFLGQIPTVKIVL; the protein is encoded by the coding sequence ATGCTAATTTATATTTTGTGCGGAATTCTGTTACTTGTGGTGGGTTTAATCGTTGCCATTAAAGGATTGAGAGTAAAACATTCGCTTCAAGATAGTATTTTGAAACAGCGTGCGATATTCAAGACACAGCATCAACTTACTTTTATACGCTTGAAACAATTATTACCACATTGTTCGATTCTAGCTCATGTATCTTATGATTCCTTATTAACGACAAAGTTCGCTCATACACGAGAAAAGTATAAAACAATGATTGCTGATTTTGTAGTTTTAGATGTGAATTATCATGTGATGGTTATTATTAATTTGGATACAGTATTAACGACAAAGCGGGTAAGGGAAGTCAGATATGAGGAAGAGATTTTAAAGTCTGCTGGCTATAAAGTATTACACTATAAAATATTGCCAGAATTAGATGATTTAATATCAGGATTAGCTCAATTTACTCCGAGAAAATTGACCTCAGTAGATCAGCAGTATAAAAAACTAGAATTTCTTGGACAGATTCCAACAGTTAAAATTGTTTTATAG
- a CDS encoding YgiQ family radical SAM protein produces the protein MSTAYTAQTAPKALFDYDKYWASCFEPAPFLPTSREEMDQLGWDSCDFILVCGDAYIDHPSFVSGIIGRVVEAQGFRVGIIPQPDWTNVESFRVLGKPNIAWGVTAGNMDSMINRYTADRKIRSDDAYSPDNVPNKRPDRAATVYCQRVREAYPDVPVLLGGIEASLRRIAHYDYWSDKVRRSVLMDSKADLLMYGNGERSIIEIMHRLARGEKIVDITDVRGTAFIVNKNNRAAKAQFVEIASNDVDTIGRVDPIINPYVMTEDIDGCEIEKDNTTTSQYQNFQKEIVANPIVRAGDDLDEDTQIVQLKSASKAIKHKLPPRELAVIRLPSFEEVTDDPVLYAHANRILHLETNPGNARALVQKHGERDVWINPPPIPLTTEEMDYVFDLPYARLPHPMYGDARFPAFDMIKFSVNIMRGCFGGCTFCSITEHEGRIIQNRSEESILREVENIRDTAPGFTGIISDLGGPTANMYRLACKDPEIEKNCRKPSCVFPGVCQNLHTDHAPLTQLYRKARAIKGIKKILIGSGLRYDLAVLNPEYVKELVTHHVGGYLKIAPEHTEKGPLNKMMKPGIGTYDRFKQMFDRFSKEAGKEQYLIPYFIAAHPGTTDYDMMNLAIWLKKNGFRADQVQTFYPSPMATATTMYYTGKNPLAKVARYTENVDIVKGEKRRRLHKAFLRYHDPNNWPLLREALKEMGRQDLIGNSKQHLIPTYQPAGGEGQYQSARKKNSTVAGDSAKRNSDKSVQSRSSNTKKRPERGQILTQHTGLPPRETGDAKKPFGGPKPKGKSKSRA, from the coding sequence ATGTCTACTGCTTATACCGCTCAGACTGCGCCGAAGGCGTTGTTTGATTACGACAAATATTGGGCGTCATGTTTTGAACCCGCACCATTTTTGCCGACATCACGGGAGGAAATGGATCAACTTGGTTGGGACAGTTGTGATTTCATTTTAGTCTGTGGTGATGCGTATATCGATCATCCATCTTTTGTTTCAGGTATCATTGGTCGAGTTGTTGAGGCGCAAGGTTTTCGTGTAGGAATTATTCCTCAACCGGATTGGACAAATGTTGAATCATTCCGTGTTTTAGGAAAACCAAATATTGCTTGGGGTGTAACCGCAGGTAATATGGATTCAATGATTAATCGTTATACGGCAGATCGTAAAATTCGTTCTGATGATGCTTATTCACCAGATAATGTTCCAAATAAACGTCCAGACCGTGCAGCTACAGTATATTGCCAACGTGTACGTGAAGCCTATCCAGATGTTCCTGTTTTATTAGGTGGTATTGAAGCTTCACTTCGTCGTATTGCACATTATGACTATTGGTCAGATAAAGTTCGTCGCTCAGTCTTAATGGATTCTAAAGCCGATCTTTTGATGTATGGTAACGGTGAACGCTCAATCATTGAGATTATGCACCGTTTAGCACGTGGCGAAAAAATTGTAGATATCACAGATGTTCGTGGTACTGCATTTATTGTAAATAAAAACAATCGTGCAGCAAAAGCTCAATTTGTTGAGATTGCATCTAATGATGTAGATACCATCGGTCGTGTTGATCCAATTATCAACCCATATGTAATGACTGAAGATATTGATGGTTGTGAAATTGAAAAAGATAACACCACAACAAGTCAGTATCAAAATTTCCAAAAAGAGATTGTTGCAAATCCAATTGTACGCGCTGGCGATGATTTGGATGAAGATACTCAAATTGTTCAATTAAAATCTGCATCAAAAGCGATTAAACATAAATTACCACCACGTGAATTAGCAGTTATTCGTCTACCTTCTTTTGAAGAAGTAACAGATGATCCTGTTCTTTATGCACATGCAAACCGTATTTTGCATTTAGAAACGAATCCTGGAAATGCACGTGCTTTAGTACAAAAGCATGGTGAACGTGATGTTTGGATTAATCCACCACCAATTCCGCTAACAACGGAAGAAATGGATTACGTATTTGATTTACCTTATGCACGTTTACCACATCCAATGTATGGCGATGCGAGATTCCCTGCATTTGATATGATTAAGTTCTCTGTCAATATCATGCGTGGTTGTTTTGGTGGATGTACATTCTGTTCAATTACAGAACATGAAGGTCGTATTATTCAAAACCGTTCTGAAGAATCAATTTTACGTGAAGTTGAAAATATTCGTGATACAGCACCAGGTTTTACAGGCATCATTTCAGATTTAGGTGGCCCGACTGCCAACATGTATCGTTTGGCATGTAAAGATCCTGAAATTGAAAAGAACTGTCGTAAGCCATCATGTGTATTCCCAGGGGTATGTCAAAACCTACATACAGATCATGCACCATTGACACAGTTATATCGTAAAGCACGTGCAATTAAAGGTATTAAGAAGATTCTCATTGGTTCAGGTCTACGTTATGACCTCGCGGTATTGAATCCTGAATATGTCAAAGAGCTTGTAACTCATCACGTTGGTGGTTACTTAAAAATTGCACCAGAGCATACCGAAAAAGGTCCACTCAATAAAATGATGAAGCCGGGTATTGGGACTTATGATCGCTTCAAACAAATGTTTGATCGTTTCAGTAAGGAAGCTGGTAAGGAACAGTATTTAATTCCTTATTTTATTGCAGCACATCCAGGTACCACTGATTACGATATGATGAACCTTGCAATTTGGTTGAAGAAGAATGGTTTCCGTGCTGATCAAGTACAAACTTTCTATCCATCACCAATGGCAACAGCAACAACGATGTATTACACAGGTAAGAATCCACTTGCTAAAGTGGCTCGCTATACTGAAAATGTCGATATTGTAAAAGGTGAAAAACGTCGTCGTTTACATAAAGCATTCTTACGTTATCATGATCCAAATAACTGGCCGTTATTACGTGAAGCTTTAAAAGAAATGGGGCGTCAGGATTTGATTGGTAATTCAAAGCAGCATTTGATTCCGACTTATCAACCTGCAGGTGGTGAAGGGCAGTATCAATCTGCACGTAAGAAAAATTCAACTGTTGCGGGCGATTCAGCAAAACGTAATAGTGATAAGAGTGTTCAATCACGTTCATCAAATACTAAAAAGCGCCCTGAACGTGGTCAAATTTTGACGCAACATACAGGTTTACCACCACGTGAAACAGGTGATGCGAAGAAACCTTTTGGTGGTCCAAAGCCAAAAGGAAAATCGAAATCACGTGCTTAA
- a CDS encoding AI-2E family transporter, translated as MYQINDSSGMIEMEQEQLERSWQSKLQATVYILLFVILFGWLLKIGQNFLLPVLIAIISMYILVTLTDWLGRLWILKYTPEWFRRIIVVIGFVIFTLGFSHIVIVTGEQILSAAPTYQHNLEKMVQQLGIKYGWAQDADWNSIRELTIDRINMQTVISYLITTITSFSSMVVLIIVYAMFLIAEKGRFADKLSKAFPNGRADRTKNILIDINKKIGDYLAVKTLINIILAVICFIILWIFGVEYALFWALIIGILNYIPYIGSLLGVIFPVSLALVQFGSIQITIVIAILLTIAQMYVGNVLEPKMIGKQINLSAFVVLVSLSLWSSLWGIAGAILAIPLTSIVIIILAEFQTTRPYTLLLMDNIED; from the coding sequence ATGTATCAAATTAATGATAGTAGTGGAATGATTGAAATGGAACAAGAACAACTGGAAAGATCATGGCAATCTAAACTACAAGCGACAGTTTATATTCTATTATTTGTAATTCTTTTTGGCTGGTTGTTAAAAATAGGGCAAAACTTTTTACTCCCAGTACTGATTGCTATTATTTCTATGTATATTTTAGTGACTTTGACAGATTGGTTAGGTCGGCTATGGATATTAAAATATACTCCAGAATGGTTTCGTCGAATTATTGTTGTAATAGGATTTGTTATTTTTACGCTTGGTTTTAGCCATATTGTTATTGTAACAGGTGAACAAATTCTTTCTGCTGCACCGACTTATCAGCATAATTTAGAAAAAATGGTACAACAATTAGGCATTAAATATGGTTGGGCACAAGATGCTGATTGGAATTCTATTCGTGAATTGACGATTGATCGCATTAATATGCAAACAGTTATTTCATATTTAATTACAACAATTACATCTTTTTCGAGTATGGTGGTTTTAATTATTGTATATGCGATGTTTTTAATTGCTGAAAAGGGAAGATTTGCAGATAAATTAAGCAAAGCCTTTCCAAATGGACGTGCAGATAGAACAAAAAACATTCTAATTGATATTAATAAAAAGATTGGTGATTATCTTGCAGTTAAAACTTTGATTAATATTATTTTAGCTGTGATTTGTTTTATTATTTTATGGATATTCGGTGTTGAATATGCCTTATTTTGGGCATTAATTATTGGAATTTTAAATTATATTCCTTATATCGGTTCTCTTCTTGGAGTTATTTTTCCAGTTTCTTTGGCTTTAGTACAGTTTGGTTCAATTCAAATCACGATAGTGATTGCTATTCTTTTAACGATTGCTCAAATGTATGTTGGAAATGTTTTAGAGCCTAAGATGATTGGAAAACAAATCAATCTCTCTGCATTTGTTGTTCTTGTTTCATTGTCATTATGGTCATCTTTATGGGGTATTGCAGGTGCAATTCTTGCAATTCCATTAACTTCAATTGTCATCATTATTTTAGCTGAATTTCAAACGACAAGACCTTACACACTTTTACTTATGGATAATATTGAAGATTAA
- a CDS encoding TonB-dependent copper receptor, giving the protein MAQPKFFLQPLAAAICVACYSGITFAETAIQPTVNSSEIETLAPIVATAIQGNDANGLIVRADPKQPTQPIPASDGADYLQSIVGFNSVNSGAGTNGDVTFRGMFGSRIKILTDGTENLGACPSRMDSPTSYISPESYDRISVIKGPQTVQYANTGSAATVLFERLPEKFDEDKNYRGLASVLLGSYGRLDHNVEATVGDEKKYIRLNANRSVSDSYEDGNGNTVPSDWKRWNADLALGWTPNEDTWIELTGGKGDGEAVYAGRMMDGSKFARESLGLRVEKKNVTDVIKKIEAQVNYSYNDHVMDNYSLREFKPTHMMSMPMATNVARKTLNARMAVTHEWDKLQFITGFDTQNNEHSIRKSTHTSAYQDQPRLKDMKFSSYGAFGELSYDLGGDNKLVTGLRVDQVEVKDKRPETVRYNQKLDKTLPSAFIRLENSHPEHDDGKTYIGLGYVERMPDYWELISPKSGNGSADTFNNVDTEKTIQLDVGYQHEHGAISSWVSAYAGMIKDYILIQYSGMAGMMSANSRNVDATIAGAEAGIGYQFTDAIQADVSAMYAWGKNTTDHTPLPQISPLEGRFNLRYIQDKYNVGLFWRVVAAQNRITINEGNIVGYDMKDSAGFTTLAINGTYHIQEGVDLSVGIDNLLNKTYTEHLNKAGSSGFGFASNEQFNNIGRNYWARISMKF; this is encoded by the coding sequence ATGGCTCAACCAAAATTCTTTTTACAGCCTCTTGCGGCTGCGATCTGTGTTGCATGTTATTCAGGTATTACATTTGCAGAAACAGCTATTCAACCGACTGTGAATAGCAGTGAAATTGAAACATTGGCACCTATTGTTGCTACAGCAATTCAAGGAAACGATGCGAATGGTTTAATTGTACGTGCTGATCCAAAACAACCAACACAACCAATTCCTGCTTCTGATGGCGCTGATTATTTACAAAGTATTGTGGGTTTTAACTCTGTAAATAGTGGTGCAGGTACAAATGGTGATGTGACATTCCGAGGTATGTTTGGTTCACGTATTAAAATTCTAACTGATGGGACAGAAAATTTAGGTGCATGTCCAAGTCGTATGGATTCACCAACATCTTATATCTCACCAGAAAGTTATGATCGTATTTCTGTAATTAAAGGACCTCAAACTGTTCAATATGCTAATACAGGTTCTGCAGCGACAGTTTTATTTGAAAGACTTCCAGAAAAATTTGATGAAGATAAAAACTATCGTGGTTTAGCAAGTGTATTACTTGGATCTTATGGTCGATTAGATCATAACGTTGAAGCTACGGTTGGTGATGAAAAAAAATATATTCGTTTAAATGCCAATCGTTCTGTTTCAGATAGTTATGAAGATGGTAATGGGAATACTGTTCCATCTGATTGGAAACGTTGGAATGCTGATCTTGCATTAGGTTGGACACCAAATGAAGATACATGGATTGAATTGACTGGTGGCAAAGGTGATGGTGAAGCTGTCTATGCAGGTCGAATGATGGATGGTTCTAAGTTTGCACGTGAAAGTTTAGGTTTACGTGTAGAAAAGAAAAATGTAACAGATGTCATTAAAAAAATTGAAGCTCAAGTTAATTATAGTTATAACGATCATGTAATGGATAACTATAGTTTACGTGAATTTAAACCGACTCATATGATGTCCATGCCAATGGCAACAAATGTTGCGCGTAAAACTTTAAATGCACGTATGGCAGTTACACATGAGTGGGATAAACTTCAGTTTATTACTGGTTTTGATACGCAAAATAATGAACATAGTATTCGAAAATCAACTCATACATCAGCATACCAAGATCAGCCTCGTTTAAAAGATATGAAATTTAGTTCATATGGGGCATTTGGTGAGTTAAGTTATGATTTAGGTGGTGATAATAAACTTGTAACAGGTCTTCGTGTAGATCAGGTTGAAGTAAAAGATAAACGCCCAGAAACTGTAAGATATAATCAAAAACTTGATAAAACTTTACCAAGTGCTTTTATACGTTTGGAAAACAGCCATCCTGAGCATGATGATGGTAAGACTTATATCGGTTTAGGTTATGTAGAACGTATGCCTGATTATTGGGAATTGATTTCACCAAAATCTGGCAATGGTTCAGCAGATACTTTTAATAATGTGGATACTGAAAAAACCATACAGTTAGATGTAGGCTATCAACATGAGCATGGTGCGATTAGCTCATGGGTTTCGGCTTATGCAGGAATGATTAAAGATTACATTCTAATTCAATACAGTGGTATGGCTGGAATGATGAGTGCAAATAGTCGAAATGTAGATGCAACTATCGCAGGTGCTGAAGCAGGTATAGGTTATCAATTTACTGATGCAATTCAGGCAGATGTAAGTGCAATGTATGCATGGGGTAAAAATACAACCGACCATACACCATTACCACAAATTTCACCTTTAGAAGGTCGCTTTAATTTACGTTATATTCAAGATAAATATAATGTAGGTTTATTCTGGCGTGTTGTTGCAGCTCAAAATCGAATTACAATCAATGAAGGAAATATTGTTGGTTATGATATGAAAGATAGTGCTGGGTTTACGACATTGGCTATTAATGGAACTTATCATATTCAAGAAGGTGTAGATTTATCTGTTGGCATCGATAATTTATTAAATAAAACATATACCGAACATCTTAATAAAGCAGGTAGTTCAGGTTTTGGTTTTGCAAGTAATGAGCAATTTAATAATATTGGACGAAATTATTGGGCACGAATTTCAATGAAATTCTAA
- a CDS encoding DUF2946 family protein — protein MLLRVGLLFSFIAVFLQIAVFLQPLLPRQYQVAPVCETITRALLTKPVVEISHTSHQSHSHHLASVSEQHLNGHAEHDANHQCQYCTVYGNLVLPPDLELKEVLDRIQIRLVAFQKTFSHIWFVLQRLFLIPQGRAPPLFA, from the coding sequence TTGCTACTACGCGTTGGGTTGCTATTTTCATTTATAGCAGTGTTTTTACAGATTGCTGTTTTTTTACAGCCTTTATTACCTAGGCAATATCAAGTTGCTCCAGTGTGTGAAACGATTACGCGTGCACTTTTAACAAAGCCAGTTGTAGAAATTAGTCATACTTCTCATCAGTCTCATTCCCATCATTTAGCATCTGTAAGCGAACAACATCTCAATGGACATGCTGAGCATGATGCAAACCATCAATGTCAATATTGTACGGTATATGGGAATTTGGTTTTACCTCCAGATCTAGAATTAAAAGAAGTCCTTGATCGTATTCAAATTCGTTTAGTGGCATTCCAAAAGACATTTAGTCATATTTGGTTTGTTTTACAGCGTCTTTTTTTAATTCCTCAGGGGCGAGCCCCGCCACTTTTTGCATAA
- the def gene encoding peptide deformylase — protein sequence MALLPILSFPDPRLRTIAEPVEEVTDEIRQLAADMFETMYEAPGIGLAATQIDRHIQLIVMDLSEDKNQPLVFINPKITPLTEETQPYEEGCLSVPQIYDKVERPSRVKIEAINLEGQSFTMEADGLLAVCIQHEMDHLNGKLFVDYLSPLKRQRAREKVEKVVRQRQKVLAKR from the coding sequence ATGGCCTTATTACCTATTTTAAGTTTTCCTGATCCACGTCTTCGTACCATTGCAGAACCTGTCGAAGAAGTGACTGATGAAATTCGTCAACTTGCTGCAGATATGTTTGAAACCATGTACGAAGCACCTGGTATTGGTTTAGCAGCAACACAGATAGATCGTCATATTCAATTAATTGTTATGGATTTATCTGAGGATAAAAATCAGCCTTTAGTTTTTATTAATCCTAAAATTACACCTTTAACAGAAGAAACCCAACCTTATGAAGAGGGGTGTCTTTCTGTTCCTCAAATATACGATAAAGTTGAGCGTCCGTCACGTGTAAAAATTGAAGCAATTAATCTTGAAGGTCAATCATTTACAATGGAAGCGGATGGCTTGTTAGCTGTATGTATTCAACATGAGATGGATCACTTGAATGGTAAACTATTTGTGGATTATCTATCACCTTTGAAGCGTCAAAGAGCACGTGAAAAAGTTGAAAAAGTCGTTCGTCAAAGGCAGAAAGTTTTAGCGAAACGTTAA
- a CDS encoding LysM peptidoglycan-binding domain-containing protein produces MKKGLNGTSFISALGFQKYFLLLALIISVGLSISSNIYADIARNINPPTLKANAPNVYLVKKGDTLWDISKKLLNNPLRWPEVWASNKHVKNPHWIFPNDRLLVCHYQGQPIIGKDEGDGCTGIIHRHTNHSRTLSPQVRIEALHNTIPIIPLENIKPWLDRSFIVSENTLKNTPYIVGIADQRVIAGAGQNVYIKGANLKIGQNYGIYAEGKPYVVNNEKDHKTNAGIELAQVASGVVIESSNDISTLKITNSYQQEVRRGDYVLPEHEVLYPTMFYPTYAENIPSYGKIIRIHDSLSAAATKSIVTINLGQLDGVKVGDVFAINQAGQLTTDPRTHKKVQLPSERIGNLMIIQIFDHLSYAYVLDSQIPIHLDATLSPSIMLD; encoded by the coding sequence ATGAAAAAGGGTTTGAATGGCACATCATTTATCAGTGCCTTGGGGTTTCAAAAATATTTTTTGCTTCTAGCTCTAATTATTAGTGTAGGGTTAAGCATCTCATCTAATATATATGCAGACATTGCTCGTAATATTAATCCACCTACTTTGAAAGCAAATGCTCCCAATGTTTATTTGGTAAAAAAAGGTGATACGCTTTGGGATATTTCAAAAAAATTACTTAATAATCCACTAAGATGGCCTGAGGTTTGGGCAAGTAATAAACATGTAAAAAATCCTCATTGGATTTTCCCAAATGATCGCCTACTTGTTTGCCACTATCAAGGGCAACCTATTATAGGAAAAGATGAGGGTGATGGATGTACAGGAATTATTCATCGCCACACCAATCACTCACGGACTTTATCTCCTCAAGTTCGTATAGAAGCACTCCACAATACTATCCCCATCATCCCTTTAGAGAATATTAAACCTTGGTTAGACCGATCATTTATCGTTTCTGAAAATACACTTAAAAATACGCCTTATATTGTTGGAATTGCAGATCAACGTGTAATTGCAGGTGCAGGGCAAAATGTTTATATCAAAGGAGCTAACCTTAAAATTGGGCAAAATTATGGAATTTATGCAGAAGGAAAACCTTATGTTGTAAATAATGAAAAAGATCACAAAACTAATGCAGGAATTGAGCTTGCACAGGTTGCATCAGGTGTCGTAATAGAATCATCAAATGATATCAGCACATTAAAAATCACAAACTCATATCAACAAGAAGTACGTCGTGGTGACTATGTTTTACCAGAGCACGAAGTTTTATATCCAACCATGTTTTATCCAACCTATGCAGAGAATATTCCATCTTATGGAAAAATTATTCGTATTCACGACTCTCTGAGTGCAGCAGCAACAAAAAGCATTGTCACGATTAATTTAGGTCAATTAGATGGCGTCAAAGTTGGTGATGTTTTTGCTATTAATCAAGCAGGACAACTTACAACAGATCCAAGAACACATAAAAAAGTTCAACTACCATCAGAGCGAATTGGCAACCTTATGATCATTCAAATTTTTGATCATCTTAGCTATGCCTATGTTCTTGATAGCCAAATTCCTATTCATCTTGATGCCACATTATCACCATCTATCATGTTAGATTAA
- the dprA gene encoding DNA-processing protein DprA, with protein sequence MLDHLSQHQINSISLWYVVQHSLPSFYKIQNYFKNLNDALQPQQITTWQNLGLHKNHIERFKQLQNIETQKHLQKIFYTIQQYCDFVLTDQDHLYPTQLLPYEDRPPILFGQGNIQALLQPQIAIVGSRKATQYGLQITYDFAHYLSHQGFYITSGLAQGIDEAAHQGSLKNQRTIAVMGTGIDQKYPIQNLKLRQEILIQQGTIITEFLPFTKPLQHNFPRRNRIVSGLSLGVLITEASLNSGSLITAKLAAEQGRSIFVTPGHIYNESHRGCHSLIREGAILVDHPEQIIEDLALPIQWHHQKIQSSLTQENLKIPEHLLALYQQLDWNGQNIDQLATHLKVDIPILTSHLMELELLGICMQQSGLYLRCRSI encoded by the coding sequence ATGTTGGACCATTTATCTCAGCATCAAATAAATAGCATTAGTTTGTGGTATGTGGTTCAGCATTCATTACCGAGTTTTTATAAAATCCAAAACTATTTTAAAAATCTAAATGATGCCCTTCAACCTCAACAAATCACGACATGGCAAAATTTAGGGCTTCATAAAAACCATATTGAAAGATTTAAACAACTACAAAACATAGAAACACAAAAGCATCTTCAAAAAATTTTCTACACTATTCAACAATATTGTGATTTTGTTCTAACAGATCAAGACCACCTCTATCCTACGCAATTACTTCCTTATGAGGACAGACCACCTATTTTATTTGGACAAGGTAATATTCAAGCACTGTTGCAACCACAAATAGCCATTGTTGGAAGCCGTAAAGCAACTCAATATGGACTTCAAATTACTTATGATTTTGCTCATTATTTAAGTCATCAAGGCTTTTATATTACAAGTGGATTAGCGCAAGGTATTGATGAGGCAGCTCACCAAGGTTCTCTCAAAAATCAAAGAACGATTGCTGTTATGGGTACTGGAATTGATCAAAAATATCCCATTCAAAATTTAAAATTGCGACAAGAAATACTTATTCAACAAGGAACCATCATTACTGAATTTTTACCATTTACAAAACCATTACAACACAACTTTCCAAGACGAAACCGTATTGTAAGTGGATTAAGTTTAGGTGTACTCATCACAGAAGCCAGTTTAAATAGTGGATCATTAATTACAGCAAAGCTTGCTGCAGAACAAGGCCGTAGTATTTTTGTCACACCAGGACATATTTATAATGAATCTCATAGAGGTTGCCATTCACTTATTCGAGAAGGTGCTATTTTAGTAGATCATCCTGAACAAATTATTGAAGATTTAGCACTTCCTATCCAATGGCACCACCAAAAAATACAATCTTCATTAACACAAGAAAATCTTAAAATTCCTGAACATTTATTAGCTTTATATCAACAGCTAGACTGGAATGGACAAAATATTGATCAATTAGCTACTCATTTAAAAGTAGATATTCCTATCTTAACAAGTCACTTAATGGAATTAGAACTATTAGGAATATGTATGCAACAATCGGGTCTATATTTACGTTGTCGTTCTATTTAA
- a CDS encoding L-threonylcarbamoyladenylate synthase yields MITTSATEAATLLQQGKVLAYPTEAVWGLGCDPYNENAFQEILRLKQRPIEKGVILLAGHISQVEHLLASLSEEMREKVIQSWTDRKPTERATTWLLPAGDHIPTWIKGAHTKVAVRVTTHPLCVALCRAFNGFIVSTSANTAGLSPARSLQDATLYFHQELDYLNGDLGLSHEPSRIIDAETGEIIRA; encoded by the coding sequence ATGATTACAACATCTGCAACTGAAGCCGCAACTCTCCTACAACAAGGTAAAGTTCTTGCTTATCCTACAGAAGCAGTTTGGGGTTTAGGTTGTGATCCTTACAATGAAAATGCATTTCAAGAAATTTTAAGATTAAAACAACGCCCAATTGAAAAAGGCGTCATTCTCTTGGCAGGTCATATTTCACAAGTAGAGCATTTACTAGCATCTTTAAGTGAAGAAATGCGTGAAAAAGTGATTCAATCTTGGACTGATCGAAAGCCAACAGAACGTGCAACTACTTGGTTACTCCCTGCAGGTGATCATATTCCTACATGGATCAAAGGTGCTCACACAAAAGTTGCTGTTCGCGTTACAACTCATCCACTTTGCGTTGCATTATGTCGTGCATTTAATGGCTTTATTGTATCAACTAGTGCAAATACAGCAGGCTTAAGTCCTGCACGATCATTACAAGATGCGACCCTGTATTTTCATCAAGAATTAGATTATCTCAATGGTGATTTAGGTTTAAGTCATGAGCCAAGTCGAATTATTGATGCTGAAACAGGTGAAATTATTCGCGCCTGA